A window of the Dictyostelium discoideum AX4 chromosome 4 chromosome, whole genome shotgun sequence genome harbors these coding sequences:
- a CDS encoding CK2 family protein kinase gives MGKYYQIFFLLYLLCILYVISCGYINPYSPYSSPCLFAPIIGYLYMGGSLSSNSSNNNNNNNNNNNNNNNNNNNNNNNNNNKDSKLTENCNNNSSNNNSDNKSNIKNKQHHHHSNFRNRRGKSNNKNSSDNDDCTKCNKRHHTQSSSYDTSELHQSVSSGLGGSMGSGSQALTDIEKDINEFMNANPSHSLNKQQIQQQQQLQQQQQQLLKQQQQQQQQQQQQQQQQQQQQLEKQRKEQEETEKKKQLELQQQQQLQQQQQNGNGLIIEEDMMEGRILRNISKVYRDVNENQPKSYYDYEGYRINWKNVDRYEVIQKIGRGKYSEVFSGIDIETSDEVVIKVLKPVQKLKIQREIKILESLNGGPNIIPLLDSVKDQSSKVCSLVFPFVNKTDIRELVYTLDDYDIRYYIFELLKAIDYTHSKGIIHRDIKPLNIAIDHSKRKLSLIDWGLAEYYHPGKNYNVRVASRHYKPPELLVNMFDYDYSLDMWSLGCLFAGLILDRDPFFNGDNNNDQLLKIVKVLGTDDLFNFLDKFGLSLTDEQSSLIKPRQKSNWERFIPYENDDIAQPDAIDFLDKLLRYDPTERLTAKEAMKHPYFKDFNQSIL, from the exons atggggaaatattaccaaattttctttttactttatttacTTTGTATTTTATATGTTATATCATGTGGGTATATAAATCCATACTCACCCTATTCAAGTCCATGTTTATTCGCACCAATAATTGGATATTTATATATGGGAGGATCACTATCCtcaaattcttcaaataataataataataataataataataataataataataataataataataataataataataataataataataataaagattcaaaattaactgaaaattgtaataataatagtagcaataataatagcgataataaaagtaatattaaaaataaacaacatcatcaccataGTAACTTTAGAAATCGAAGAGgtaaatctaataataaaaatagcagtgataatgatgattgcACAAAATGTAATAAAAGACATCATACTCAATCCTCATCATATGATACATCAGAGTTACACCAATCAGTTAGTAGTGGATTAGGTGGTAGTATGGGAAGTGGTTCACAAGCTCTAACCGATATCGAAAAGGATATCAATGAATTTATGAATGCAAATCCTTCacattctttaaataaacaacaaattcaacaacaacaacaattacaacaacaacaacagcaattactaaaacaacaacaacaacaacaacaacaacaacaacaacaacaacaacaacaacaacaacaacaacttgaaaaacaaagaaaagaacaagaagaaactgaaaagaaaaaacaattagaattacaacaacaacaacagttacaacaacaacaacaaaatggtAATGGTTTAATTATTGAAGAAGATATGATGGAAGGTAGAATTTTAagaaatatttcaaaagttTATAGAGATGTTAATGAAAATCAACCAAAATCATATTACGATTATGAAGGTTATCGTATCAATTGGAAGAATGTAGATAGATATGAAGTGATTCAAAAGATTGGTCGTGGTAAATATAGTGAAGTTTTTAGTGGTATCGATATAGAGACCTCTGATGAAGTTGTAATCAAAGTTTTGAAACCagttcaaaaattaaagattcaaagagaaattaaaatattggaGAGTTTAAATGGTGGTCCAAACATTATACCACTATTGGATTCAGTTAAAGATCAATCTTCAAAAGTTTGTAGTCTAGTTTTCccatttgtaaataaaactGACATTAGAGAATTAGTTTATACATTGGATGATTATGATATTagatattatatttttgaattattaaaa gcAATTGATTACACACATTCAAAAGGTATAATACATAGAGATATAAAACCATTAAATATTGCAATTGATCATTCAAAGAggaaattatcattaattgattggGGATTAGCGGAATATTATCATCCAGGTAAGAATTATAATGTTAGAGTTGCCTCTAGACATTATAAACCACCCGAATTATTGGTGAATATGTTTGACTATGATTATAGTTTAGATATGTGGTCATTGGGTTGTTTATTCGCTGGTTTGATTTTAGATAGAGATCCTTTCtttaatggtgataataataatgatcaattattaaaaattgttaaagTTTTAGGTActgatgatttatttaactTTTTGGATAAATTTGGTTTATCTTTAACTGATGAACAATCCTCTTTAATTAAACC acgACAAAAAAGTAATTGGGAAAGATTTATACcatatgaaaatgatgatattgCGCAACCTGATGCAATTGACTTTttagataaattattacGTTATGATCCAACAGAAAGATTAACTGCAAAGGAGGCAATGAAGCATCCTTATTTCAAAGatttcaatcaatcaattttataa
- the DG1062 gene encoding hypothetical protein — MIYNQALIEITKQGAVAVEEIKFSPPKLQTLISSIQNGGSPIINKNGSPAANALKNKQILQLQGQQQQQQQQQQNHSQQQHNNQSSVYSLNSLNPYYVQQVLCQLQKPHNFIKQVHVVVKNTPFGISMKSNDPQFNFHNYVIKATLLYDCDPPKMVDFIHNEPLQYVATVSEDGTEVVVDVKVGILSSQHQGSMFLAVLHISHTSVPSPSPNEPIMTILNNIGGNSIANLNSQLPNPIYNLCVVSHPIRIVSKVDHVKKEGIPILKKKTFHEILTDKLKKLQKFQDSQSKWIKNLYQQHLIEFDMEPYCSKKDQNNNNNNNNSNSNCQNGGGSICDDSSNSSTPSLSSYSNGNNKYNNNNNDSSESDESDDDDNNDDDDNDSIDFNISKQKNQQHLQQQLLNHQSKQQKVSSTNNNTTTTTSSSSASSIQQKQQPVQPQQQKQQNQSSNFQNSFNRVVEAFKYVPESERKDIITKMVEQLRSDDLEQLVATFMDELGVGDANSDVSSTKGGNNNNNNSIGCFCENCPSKKELERFQGLCMNFFVPQSTLNPMNNQQLLYSSLFSSSNDNNTQSQMNNSISVNNHHHHHHHQPNNSNLTNDLLQLPIV; from the coding sequence atgatttataatcaagctttaattgaaattacaaaACAAGGTGCGGTGGCTGTAGAAGAGATTAAATTTTCTCCACCAAAGTTACAAACATTAATAAGTTCAATTCAAAATGGAGGTTCaccaattataaataaaaatggtagTCCAGCTGCAAAtgctttaaaaaataaacaaattttacaattacaaggtcaacaacaacagcaacaacaacaacaacaaaatcattcacaacaacaacacaatAACCAATCGAGtgtttattctttaaattctttaaatcctTATTATGTACAACAAGTTCTTTGTCAACTTCAAAAACCacataattttataaaacaaGTTCATGTTGTAGTTAAAAACACACCATTTGGTATTTCAATGAAATCAAACGATCCACAATTCAATTTTCATAATTATGTTATTAAAGCTACACTTCTCTATGATTGTGATCCACCAAAAATGGTAGATTTTATTCATAATGAACCATTACAATATGTTGCAACCGTTAGTGAAGATGGTactgaagttgttgttgatgtaaaGGTTGGTATTCTTTCATCACAACATCAAGGCTCAATGTTTCTTGCAGTTTTACATATAAGTCATACAAGTGTACCATCCCCATCACCTAATGAACCAATTATGACCATCTTGAATAATATAGGTGGTAATTCAAtagcaaatttaaattcccAATTACCAAATCCAATCTATAATCTTTGTGTTGTTTCTCATCCAATTAGAATCGTTTCAAAAGTTGATCATGTTAAAAAAGAAGGTATACcaatattaaagaaaaagacaTTTCATGAAATTCTTACagataaattaaagaaattacaaAAGTTTCAAGATAGTCAAAGTAAAtggattaaaaatttatatcaacaacatttaattgaattcGATATGGAACCTTATTGttcaaaaaaagatcaaaataataataataataataataatagtaattccAATTGTCAAAATGGTGGTGGTTCAATTTGTGATGattcttcaaattcttctACCCCTTCATTAAGTTCTTattcaaatggtaataataaatataataataataataatgattcaagTGAATCCGATGAATCTGATGACGATGATAacaatgatgatgacgataatgattcaatcgatttcaatatttcaaaacagaaaaatcaacaacatttacaacaacaattattaaatcatcaatcaaaacaacaaaaagtaTCTTcgactaataataatactaccactactacttcctcttcttctgcTTCTTCtatacaacaaaaacaacaacctgtacaaccacaacaacaaaaacaacaaaatcaatcgagtaattttcaaaattcatttaatagaGTTGTCGAAGCATTTAAATACGTACCAGAATCTGAAagaaaagatattattaCGAAAATGGTTGAACAATTACGTTCTGATGATTTAGAGCAATTGGTTGCTACATTTATGGATGAACTTGGTGTTGGTGATGCAAATAGTGATGTATCATCAACAAAAGGaggtaacaataataataacaatagtattGGTTGCTTCTGTGAGAATTGTCCATCCAAGAAAGAATTAGAAAGGTTTCAAGGTTTATGTATGAACTTTTTCGTTCCTCAATCAACTTTAAATCCAATGAATAATCAACAACTTTTatattcttcattattttcatcatcaaatgataaCAATACGCAAAGTCAAATGAATAATTCAATCTCTGTAAataatcatcaccatcatcatcaccatcaaccaaataattcaaatctaacaaatgatttattacaattaccAATAGTTTAA
- a CDS encoding cyclin-related 2 family protein: MGTQNTLFEFIKTITPSKEYNDKEKDQLLQEILPLIIGKLVKIGDDILKSTGKNSHDQFMPPNKKLPAITIKDYLCRLMKYSPCSKECFISSLLYIDRLLLECGLSINSYNIHRILITTLLISTKYLDDIFYNNEFYSQVGGVGLKEMNTLELDFLKLLKFSAFCPIPLFNEYQKEMENTKSRFLLGPNHPINQINIITTINKLPISIINNSSPSSSPRNSSSSSCISTPSSSNQTVPNSPTNGSAIVSSPNINVNSNNGNTASVVPQSNVIINNSNNNNNSNNSNINTNNNNNNNNNNNSNNSSNNNSPITLPNNNNNNNNNNNGSNSFNTFQRRGSCDYETRLPSQTNEKSTFHTNCAA, from the exons ATGGGTACACAAAAtactttatttgaatttattaaaaccattaCTCCTTCAAAAGAatataatgataaagaaaaagatcaATTACTCCAAGAGATTTTACCATTaataattggtaaattagttaaaattggtgatgat attttaaaaagtacTGGAAAAAATTCACATGATCAATTTATGCcaccaaataaaaagttaccagccattactattaaagattatttatGTAGACTAATGAAATATTCTCCATGTTCAAAAGAATGTTTTATTTCATCCCTTTTATATATCGATAGACTTTTATTAGAATGTGGCCTTTCCATTAATTCTTATAATATTCATAGAATTTTAATTACTACTTTACTAATTTCAACAAAATATTTAGATGATAT attttataataatgaattttattcacaagttggtggtgttggaCTTAAAGAAATGAATACCTTAGAATTGGATTtcttaaaacttttaaaattttcagcATTTTGTCCAAtaccattatttaatgaatacCAAAAAGAGATGGAGAATACTAAATCAAGATTCTTACTTGGCCCAAATCATccaataaatcaaattaatataataaccacaattaataaattaccaatttcaattataaataatagttcgCCATCATCTTCGCCAAGaaattcttcttcatcaagTTGTATttcaacaccatcatcatcgaATCAAACTGTACCAAATTCTCCAACAAATGGTTCTGCAATTGTTTCTTCTCCAAATATAAatgtaaattcaaataatggcAATACCGCTTCCGTTGTTCCACAATCAAatgtaataattaataatagtaataataataataatagtaataatagtaatattaatactaacaataataataataataataataataataatagtaataatagtagtaataataattcccCAATAActttaccaaataataataataataataataataataataatgggtcaaatagttttaatacGTTCCAAAGGCGTGGAAGTTGCGATTATGAAACCCGCTTGCCATCTCAGACCAATGAAAAGTCAACATTCCATACCAATTGCGCCGcttga